A window of the Brassica napus cultivar Da-Ae chromosome C5, Da-Ae, whole genome shotgun sequence genome harbors these coding sequences:
- the LOC106399547 gene encoding BTB/POZ domain-containing protein At1g03010-like: MGLVTVGELKPTFTGKRGFRLNSSIRHASEWPISDVSSDLTVQVGSSSFCLHKFPLVSRSGKIRKLLTDSKTSSICLPSVPGGAEAFELAAKFCYGINIEINLLNVAKLRCASHYLEMTEEFSEENLAIKTEHFFKGTILPSISNSILALHHCEALVPVSEDLNLVNRLVIAIANNACKEQLTSGLLKLDYTFSGANIEPETPLDWWGKSLAVLNLDFFQRVVSAVKSKGLRQDVISKILISYTNKSLQGLIIRDPKLDKERVIDLESKKKQRMIVETVVRLLPTQGRRSSVPMAFLSSLLKMGIATSSGSCRSELERRIGLQLDQAILEDVLIPTNLNGNNNTMYDTDSILRIFSIFLNLDEEDDEEEQDQHHRNRFGDETEMIYDFDSPKQSSILKVSKLMDNYLAEIALDPNLTTSKFIALAELLPDHARIISDGLYRAVDIYLKVHPNIKDSERYRLCKTIDSQKLSQEACSHAAQNERLPVQMAVQVLYFEQIRLRNAMSSSIGSTQFLFSGNCHQFPQRAGSGAGSGAISPRDNYASVRRENRELKLEVARMRMRLTDLEKDHISIRQELVKSNPGTKLFKSFAKKISKLNSLFSFSSLKHSLSAKASTDSRFLFQRKRRHSVS; the protein is encoded by the exons ATGGGACTTGTTACGGTCGGAGAACTGAAGCCAACTTTCACAGGGAAGAGAGGGTTTCGTCTGAATTCAAGCATCAGACATGCTTCTGAAtg GCCTATCTCTGATGTCTCTAGTGATCTTACAGTTCAAGTTGGATCTTCAAGTTTCTGTCTTCATAag TTTCCTCTTGTGTCTCGGAGTGGAAAGATCCGGAAGCTTCTTACCGATTCAAAAACCTCTAGTATCTGTCTCCCAAGTGTTCCTGGAGGAGCTGAGGCCTTTGAGCTCGCAGCTAAGTTCTGCTACGGAATCAACATTGAGATCAACCTTCTCAACGTAGCTAAGCTTCGTTGCGCATCTCACTACCTAGAGATGACTGAGGAGTTCTCAGAGGAGAATCTCGCAATCAAAACAGAACACTTCTTCAAAGGAACGATCCTCCCAAGCATCTCCAACTCCATCCTCGCTCTACATCACTGCGAAGCCCTTGTCCCAGTCTCCGAAGATCTCAACTTGGTGAACCGTTTAGTCATAGCTATCGCCAACAACGCCTGCAAAGAACAGCTCACCTCGGGTCTGTTAAAGCTAGATTACACGTTTTCGGGTGCCAACATCGAGCCGGAGACTCCGTTAGACTGGTGGGGGAAGTCGCTAGCTGTTTTGAACCTTGACTTCTTCCAGAGAGTTGTCTCTGCTGTTAAGTCAAAAGGGCTTAGACAAGACGTGATCAGCAAGATACTGATCAGTTACACGAACAAGTCTCTTCAAGGGCTAATCATCCGCGATCCAAAGCTCGACAAAGAAAGGGTTATCGATTTGGAGtcgaagaagaaacagagaatgATTGTAGAAACAGTCGTTAGGTTACTTCCTACGCAAGGAAGAAGAAGCTCTGTTCCGATGGCGTTCCTCTCAAGTCTTCTCAAAATGGGCATCGCTACATCATCAGGATCATGTAGATCAGAGTTAGAACGAAGGATAGGTCTTCAGCTAGACCAAGCTATCCTCGAAGATGTCTTGATTCCGacaaatctcaacggaaacaaCAACACGATGTACGACACTGATTCGATCTTGAGAATCTTTTCTATATTCTTAAACCTAGACGAagaagacgacgaagaagaacaAGATCAACATCATCGTAACCGTTTTGGAGACGAAACAGAGATGATTTACGATTTCGACTCTCCAAAACAGAGCTCCATCTTGAAAGTATCGAAGCTAATGGATAACTACTTAGCAGAGATAGCTTTGGACCCGAACCTAACGACTTCAAAGTTCATTGCCTTAGCAGAGCTCTTGCCAGATCATGCACGTATCATCAGCGATGGACTATATCGAGCCGTTGACATTTATCTCAAA GTTCATCCGAATATAAAGGATTCAGAGCGTTATCGTTTATGTAAGACGATAGATTCGCAGAAACTATCACAAGAAGCTTGTAGCCATGCAGCGCAAAACGAGAGGCTGCCCGTGCAGATGGCGGTGCAAGTGTTGTACTTTGAGCAGATCAGACTCAGAAATGCTATGAGCAGTAGCATTGGTTCTACTCAGTTTCTGTTCAGTGGTAACTGTCATCAGTTTCCTCAACGGGCAGGAAGTGGAGCAG GAAGTGGAGCGATATCTCCAAGAGATAACTATGCATCAGTgaggagagaaaatagagagcTAAAACTTGAAGTTGCGAGGATGAGGATGAGACTAACGGATCTAGAGAAAGATCACATCTCGATTAGACAAGAGCTTGTTAAGTCTAATCCAGGGACTAAGCTTTTCAAGTCATTTGCTAAAAAAATAAGCAAACTCAATTCTCTTTTCAGCTTCAGTAGTCTTAAACATTCATTGAGCGCAAAGGCAAGTACTGATAGCCGTTTCTTGTTTCAGAGAAAAAGACGCCACTCGGTTTCTTGA
- the LOC106400167 gene encoding monothiol glutaredoxin-S1, with protein MEKISNLLEDKPVVIFSKTSCCMSHTIKLLISGYGANPTVYELDEMSNGPEIERALVELGCKPTVPAVFIGQQLTGGANQLMSLQVRNQLGALLRRAGAIWI; from the coding sequence ATGGAGAAGATCTCAAATTTGCTAGAAGACAAGCCAGTGGTGATATTCAGCAAAACTTCATGCTGTATGAGCCACACTATCAAGTTGCTAATATCTGGCTACGGTGCGAATCCAACGGTATACGAACTAGATGAGATGTCTAATGGACCAGAGATCGAACGAGCACTGGTCGAGCTTGGATGCAAACCCACCGTGCCAGCTGTTTTTATAGGGCAACAGCTCACAGGTGGTGCAAATCAGCTTATGTCTCTTCAAGTCAGGAACCAGCTAGGTGCGTTGCTCAGAAGAGCTGGTGCCATATGGATTTAA
- the LOC106401607 gene encoding putative uridine kinase C227.14 gives MEVSSFSTVPSFCYSSSVPESCRFRGVKVRLWDQSLVPVRLSIPRRTPRDLVSCCQKRDVTVVDGSCMDEIYDKLAERLVPTSAAMFSPNVKRLVGLAGPPGAGKSTLAYEVVSRINRLWPQKAASFDTEVMPPDVATVLPMDGFHLYRSQLDAMEDPKEAHARRGAPWTFNPALLLNCLKKLRNEGSVYVPSFDHGVGDPVEDDIFVSLQHKVVIVEGNYLLLEEGTWKDISDMFDEKWFIDVNLDTAMQRVEARHISTGKPPDVAKWRVDYNDRPNAELIVKSKTNADVLIRSVSF, from the exons ATGGAGGTTTCTTCTTTCTCCACTGTACCCAGTTTTTGCTACTCATCCTCTGTTCCAG AATCGTGTCGATTTAGAGGAGTCAAAGTTCGATTATGGGACCAATCTCTTGTCCCCGTTCGATTGAGCATACCAAGAAGAACACCTCGTGATTTG GTTTCGTGTTGTCAGAAGAGAGATGTCACTGTCGTTGATGGAAG CTGTATGGATGAGATATATGATAAGTTGGCGGAACGTCTTGTCCCTACATCAGCTGCAATGTTTAGCCCCAATGTTAA ACGTTTGGTCGGTCTGGCTGGTCCTCCTGGTGCGGGTAAAAGCACGTTAGCATATGAAGTTGTGAGTCGTATAAATAGGTTATGGCCTCAGAAAGCTGCCTCTTTTGATACTGAGGTTATGCCGCCTGATGTCGCTACAGTGCTTCCCATGGATGGGTTCCACTTGTATCGTTCCCAGCTTGATGCCATGGAG GATCCCAAAGAAGCTCACGCGAGAAGAGGAG CTCCTTGGACTTTTAATCCTGCACTATTGCTCAACTGTTTAAAGAAGCTGAGAAACGAGG GCTCAGTCTACGTGCCATCATTCGATCATGGAGTTGGAGATCCAGTTGAAGATGATATCTTTGTTAGCCTCCA GCAtaaagtggtgattgttgaggGAAACTATTTGCTGTTAGAAGAAGGGACTTGGAAAGACATCTCTGATATGTTTGATGAGAAGTG GTTCATTGATGTCAATCTCGACACCGCGATGCAACGTGTTGAAGCCAGACATATCTCAACCG GTAAACCACCGGACGTTGCTAAATGGCGG GTTGATTATAACGACAGGCCCAACGCAGAGCTGATAGTGAAGTCAAAGACAAACGCTGATGTACTGATCAGATCCGTCAGTTTTTGA
- the LOC106401606 gene encoding transcription factor bHLH7-like, which produces MASNNNNNLSEQPPSDDFFEQILGISNFSASSSSGGLSGLPGGLSGGVGTPPPMMLQLGSGEEGSHHNHMGGGGGGPLGFHNGMFPLGLSLDQGGKGQGFLKPDGSGKRFQDDVVDNRCSSMKPVFHGQPMTQPAPPMPHQQSSIRPRVRARRGQATDPHSIAERLRRERIAERIRALQELVPTVNKTDRAAMIDEIVDYVKFLRLQVKVLSMSRLGGAGAVAPLVTEMPLSSSVEDETQAVWEKWSDDGTERQVAKLMEENVGAAMQLLQSKALCIMPVSLAMAIYHSQPPDTSSSVVKPEMNPPQ; this is translated from the exons ATGGctagcaacaacaacaacaacctctCCGAGCAACCTCCTTCCGACGATTTCTTCGAGCAGATCCTCGGAATCTCCAACTTCTCCGCTTCCTCCAGCTCCGGTGGGCTTTCCGGACTTCCCGGAGGTCTAAGCGGAGGCGTAGGTACACCGCCGCCGATGATGCTTCAGCTCGGTTCAGGCGAAGAAGGGAGTCATCATAATCAtatgggaggaggaggaggtgggcCTTTGGGGTTTCACAACGGGATGTTTCCGTTGGGGTTAAGCCTCGATCAAGGAGGGAAAGGACAAGGCTTTCTTAAACCCGATGGAAGTGGGAAGCGTTTCCAAGATGATGTTGTTGATAATCGATGTTCCTCCATGAAACCT GTTTTCCATGGGCAGCCAATGACACAGCCAGCTCCACCAATGCCGCACCAACAGTCTTCTATCCGACCTAGAGTTAGGGCTAGGCGAGGTCAGGCCACTGATCCACACAGCATCGCTGAGCGG CTGCGTAGGGAGAGAATAGCAGAACGGATCAGGGCGTTGCAGGAACTTGTACCTACTGTCAACAAG ACTGATAGGGCTGCTATGATCGATGAGATTGTGGATTATGTAAAGTTTCTCAGGCTCCAAGTTAAG GTCTTGAGCATGAGCCGTCTTGGTGGGGCCGGTGCTGTTGCTCCACTAGTCACTGAAATGCCATTGTCTTCATCAGTTGAG GATGAGACGCAGGCAGTGTGGGAGAAATGGTCAGACGATGGGACGGAGCGTCAAGTGGCTAAGCTGATGGAAGAGAACGTTGGAGCAGCGATGCAGCTTTTGCAGTCAAAGGCTCTTTGCATAATGCCTGTCTCACTGGCGATGGCGATTTACCATTCTCAGCCACCTGACACATCTTCATCAGTCGTGAAACCGGAGATGAATCCTCCTCAGTAG
- the LOC106399771 gene encoding putative clathrin assembly protein At1g03050 — protein sequence MGSSKLKRAIGAVKDQTSVGLAKVNGRSASLSELDVAIVKATRHEEYPAEEKYIREILSLTSYSRNYINACVNTLSRRLNKTKCWTVALKTLILIQRLLAEGDKAYEQEIFFATRRGTRLLNMSDFRDVSRSNSWDYSAFVRTYALYLDERLDFRMQTRHGKRGVYCVGGGDAVEDEKDKPEADLSTAIVVRSQPIAEMQTEKIFTRVQHLQQLLDRFLACRPTGGARNNRVVIVALYPIVKESFQIYYDVTEMMGILIERFMELDIPDSIKVYDIFCRVSKQFEELDQFYSWCKNMGIARSSEYPEIEKITQKKLDLMDEFIKDKSTLDQTKESQSVEEDDDERAEEEEDMNAIKALPAPPPKEEEEEEEQPEEEVIIEKKQEEVGDLLDLVDINGGEALEAGDSLALALFDGPYASGSGSETGPGWEAFNDDGADWETALVQTATKLSGQKTELGGGFDMLLLNGMYQHGTVNAAVQTSTAYGASGSASSMAFGSAGRPAATMLALPAPATANGNSNGTVPMDPFAASLEVAPPAYVQMNDMEKKQRMLMEEQMMWDQYSREGRQGHMNLRQNQNKPSYSYTPQY from the exons atGGGTTCGAGTAAACTTAAACGAGCCATAGGAGCCGTGAAGGACCAAACCAGCGTCGGTCTAGCCAAAGTCAACGGTCGTAGCGCTTCTCTATCAGAGCTTGACGTAGCCATCGTCAAAGCGACTCGTCACGAAGAGTACCCCGCGGAAGAAAAATACATAAGAGAGATTCTTAGCCTAACTTCTTACTCACGCAACTACATCAACGCATGCGTCAACACGCTTTCTAGACgcctcaacaaaaccaaatgCTGGACCGTTGCTCTCAAAACCTTGATCTTGATCCAACGTCTCTTAGCAGAAGGAGACAAGGCTTATGAGCAGGAGATCTTCTTCGCTACCCGACGTGGGACAAGACTTCTCAACATGTCTGACTTTAGAGATGTTTCTAGGTCAAATTCGTGGGACTATTCTGCTTTTGTAAGGACCTACGCGTTGTACCTAGATGAAAGGCTTGATTTTAGGATGCAAACGAGGCACGGGAAACGTGGAGTTTACTGCGTTGGAGGAGGAGATGCggtggaagatgagaaagataaGCCTGAAGCTGATCTCTCCACGGCTATAGTGGTTAGGTCACAACCCATCGCAGAGATGCAAACAGAGAAGATTTTCACCAGAGTACAGCATTTACAGCAACTTCTTGACCGTTTCTTGGCTTGTCGTCCAACAG gTGGCGCGAGGAACAACAGAGTTGTGATTGTGGCTCTGTATCCTATAGTGAAGGAGAGCTTCCAGATATATTACGATGTAACTGAGATGATGGGGATTCTGATCGAACGGTTCATGGAGTTAGACATACCTGATTCGATCAAGGTCTATGACATTTTCTGTCGGGTCTCAAAACAGTTTGAAGAGCTAGATCAGTTCTATTCCTGGTGTAAGAACATGGGGATCGCTAGGTCTTCCGAGTATCCAGAGATAGAGAAGATCACACAGAAGAAGCTTGATCTCATGGATGAGTTTATAAAAGACAAATCCACTTTAGACCAGACCAAGGAATCACAATCTGTtgaagaggatgatgatgagagagcagaggaggaagaagatatGAATGCTATCAAGGCCTTACCTGCACCTCCAccaaaagaagaggaagaggaagaagaacaaCCCGAGGAGGAAGTGATAATagagaagaagcaagaagaagttGGTGATTTGCTGGATCTTGTGGATATAAACGGTGGTGAAGCTTTAGAAGCTGGAGATAGCTTAGCATTGGCTTTATTCGATGGCCCTTACGCGAGCGGTTCTGGCTCAGAGACCGGTCCTGGATGGGAAGCGTTTAATGATGATGGAGCAGATTGGGAGACAGCTTTGGTGCAAACAGCTACAAAATTATCAGGACAAAAGACGGAACTCGGAGGAGGCTTTGATATGCTGCTTCTCAACGGAATGTATCAGCATGGCACTGTGAACGCTGCTGTGCAAACCTCCACGGCTTATGGAGCTAGCGGAAGTGCAAGCAGTATGGCATTTGGTTCTGCAGGAAGACCAGCAG CAACCATGCTGGCACTTCCAGCACCAGCAACGGCTAATGGAAACAGCAATGGCACTGTACCAATGGATCCATTTGCAGCGTCCTTGGAGGTTGCGCCGCCAGCGTATGTGCAGATGAATGATATGGAGAAGAAACAGAGAATGTTGATGGAAGAGCAGATGATGTGGGATCAATACTCAAGAGAAGGAAGACAAGGACACATGAATTTAAggcaaaaccaaaacaaacctAGTTACTCCTACACACCTCAATATTGA